One stretch of Streptomyces sp. 135 DNA includes these proteins:
- the gatB gene encoding Asp-tRNA(Asn)/Glu-tRNA(Gln) amidotransferase subunit GatB, with protein MTVTTDLVSYEEALATYDPVMGLEVHVELGTKTKMFCGCSTTLKQGANSQTCPTCLGLPGALPVVNEIGVESAIKIGLALHCEIAEWCRFARKNYFYPDMPKNFQTSQYDEPIAFNGYLDVQLEDGEVFRVEIERAHMEEDTGKSTHVGGATGRIHGASHSLLDYNRAGIPLIEIVTKPIEGAGERAPEVAKAYVAELRELIKALDVSEARMDKGQMRCDVNLSLRPKGQQEFGTRSETKNVNSLRSVERAARYEIQRHAAVLSSGGTILQETRHFHEDDGSTTSGRIKDNAEDYRYFPEPDLVPVAPSREWVEELRAGLPELPRLRRNRLREEWGISEHDMQSILNADAIGPIVATINAGADAASARKWWMGELARHANEQGVDLGSLPITPEHVARVTELVAAGDLNDKLARQVIEAVLKGEGTPDEVVEKRGLKVVSDEGALTAAVDEAIAGNPGVADKIRGGKVAAAGALVGAVMKATRGQADAARVKELILEKLGVSEG; from the coding sequence GTGACTGTCACTACCGACCTGGTGTCGTACGAGGAAGCCCTCGCGACGTACGACCCCGTCATGGGCCTTGAGGTCCATGTCGAGCTGGGCACCAAGACCAAGATGTTCTGCGGCTGCTCGACGACGCTCAAGCAGGGGGCGAACAGCCAGACCTGCCCGACCTGCCTCGGCCTGCCCGGCGCGCTGCCGGTCGTGAACGAGATCGGCGTCGAGTCCGCCATCAAGATCGGCCTCGCGCTGCACTGCGAGATCGCCGAGTGGTGCCGCTTCGCCCGGAAGAACTACTTCTATCCGGACATGCCGAAGAACTTCCAGACCTCCCAGTACGACGAGCCGATCGCCTTCAACGGCTATCTGGACGTCCAGCTGGAGGACGGCGAGGTCTTCCGCGTGGAGATCGAGCGCGCCCACATGGAGGAGGACACCGGCAAGTCCACCCACGTGGGCGGCGCGACGGGCCGCATCCACGGCGCCTCGCACTCGCTCCTGGACTACAACCGCGCCGGCATCCCGCTGATCGAGATCGTCACCAAGCCGATCGAGGGCGCGGGCGAGCGGGCCCCCGAGGTCGCCAAGGCGTACGTCGCCGAGCTGCGCGAGCTGATCAAGGCGCTCGACGTCTCCGAGGCCCGCATGGACAAGGGCCAGATGCGCTGCGACGTCAACCTCTCGCTGCGCCCCAAGGGGCAGCAGGAGTTCGGCACCCGCAGCGAGACGAAGAACGTCAACTCGCTGCGCTCCGTGGAGCGCGCGGCCCGCTACGAGATCCAGCGCCACGCCGCGGTGCTCTCCTCGGGCGGCACGATCCTCCAGGAGACCCGTCACTTCCACGAGGACGACGGCTCCACGACCTCCGGCCGCATCAAGGACAACGCCGAGGACTACCGGTACTTCCCGGAGCCCGACCTCGTCCCCGTCGCCCCGTCCCGTGAGTGGGTCGAGGAGCTGCGCGCCGGCCTCCCGGAGCTGCCGCGGCTGCGCCGCAACCGCCTCCGCGAGGAGTGGGGCATCTCCGAGCACGACATGCAGTCGATCCTCAACGCCGACGCGATCGGCCCGATCGTCGCCACCATCAACGCGGGCGCGGACGCCGCGTCGGCCCGCAAGTGGTGGATGGGCGAGCTGGCCCGGCACGCCAACGAGCAGGGCGTGGACCTCGGCTCGCTGCCGATCACGCCGGAGCACGTCGCCCGCGTCACCGAGCTGGTCGCCGCCGGTGACCTGAACGACAAGCTGGCCCGTCAGGTCATCGAGGCCGTCCTGAAGGGCGAGGGCACCCCGGACGAGGTCGTCGAGAAGCGCGGCCTGAAGGTCGTCTCGGACGAGGGCGCGCTCACCGCCGCCGTCGACGAGGCCATCGCCGGCAACCCGGGCGTCGCGGACAAGATCCGCGGCGGCAAGGTCGCCGCGGCCGGCGCGCT
- the gatA gene encoding Asp-tRNA(Asn)/Glu-tRNA(Gln) amidotransferase subunit GatA, whose product MTDIIKLTAAEIASKIASGELTAVEVTEAHLARIDAVDEKVHAFLYVDREGALAQARAVDEKRARGEKLGPLAGVPVALKDIFTTEGVPTTVGSKILEGWIPPYDATVTKKLKAADVVLLGKTNMDEFAMGSSTENSAFGPTGNPWDLTRIPGGSGGGSAAALAAYEAPLTLGTDTGGSIRQPAAVTGTVGVKPTYGGVSRYGMVAFSSSLDQGGPCARTVLDAALLHEAIAGHDELDSTSIDAPVPPVVEAARNGSVQGMRVGVVKQFSGEGYQAGVVQRFNESVELLKSLGATVVELDCPSFDLALSAYYLIAPSECSSNLARFDAMRYGLRVGDDGTRSAEDVTALTREAGFGDEVKRRIILGTYALSSGYYDAYYGSAQKVRTLITQEFEKAFEQVDVIVSPTTPTTAFPIGERADDPMAMYLADLCTIPTNLAGNSAMSLPCGLAPEDGLPVGLQIIAPAMKDDRLYKVGAAVEAAFVEKWGHPLLEEAPSL is encoded by the coding sequence ATGACGGACATCATCAAGCTCACCGCCGCCGAGATCGCGTCGAAGATCGCCTCCGGCGAGCTCACGGCCGTCGAGGTCACCGAGGCCCACCTGGCCCGCATCGACGCCGTCGACGAGAAGGTGCACGCCTTCCTCTACGTCGACCGCGAGGGCGCCCTCGCGCAGGCCCGCGCCGTCGACGAGAAGCGCGCCAGGGGCGAGAAGCTCGGCCCGCTGGCCGGCGTCCCCGTCGCGCTCAAAGACATCTTCACCACCGAGGGCGTTCCGACCACGGTCGGCTCCAAGATCCTCGAGGGCTGGATCCCGCCGTACGACGCGACGGTCACCAAGAAGCTGAAGGCGGCCGACGTCGTCCTGCTCGGCAAGACCAACATGGACGAGTTCGCCATGGGGTCCTCCACCGAGAACAGCGCCTTCGGCCCGACCGGCAACCCCTGGGACCTCACCCGCATCCCCGGCGGCTCCGGCGGCGGTTCCGCCGCCGCCCTCGCCGCCTACGAGGCCCCCCTCACCCTCGGCACGGACACCGGCGGCTCCATCCGCCAGCCCGCGGCCGTCACCGGCACGGTCGGCGTCAAGCCCACCTACGGCGGCGTCTCCCGCTACGGCATGGTGGCCTTCTCCAGCTCCCTGGACCAGGGCGGCCCCTGCGCCCGCACCGTCCTGGACGCCGCTCTGCTGCACGAGGCCATCGCCGGGCACGACGAGCTGGACTCGACGTCCATCGACGCCCCGGTCCCGCCGGTCGTCGAGGCCGCGCGCAACGGCTCCGTACAGGGCATGCGCGTCGGTGTCGTGAAGCAGTTCTCGGGCGAGGGCTACCAGGCCGGTGTCGTCCAGCGCTTCAACGAGTCGGTGGAGCTGCTCAAGTCCCTCGGCGCGACCGTCGTCGAGCTGGACTGCCCCTCCTTCGACCTGGCCCTGTCGGCGTACTACCTGATCGCGCCCTCCGAGTGCTCCTCGAACCTCGCCCGGTTCGACGCCATGCGCTACGGCCTGCGCGTCGGCGACGACGGCACGAGGTCCGCCGAGGACGTCACCGCGCTCACCCGCGAGGCCGGCTTCGGCGACGAGGTCAAGCGCCGCATCATCCTCGGCACGTACGCGCTCAGCTCCGGCTACTACGACGCGTACTACGGCAGCGCCCAGAAGGTCCGCACGCTCATCACGCAGGAATTCGAGAAGGCCTTCGAACAGGTCGACGTGATCGTCTCCCCGACGACGCCGACCACCGCCTTCCCGATCGGCGAGCGCGCCGACGACCCGATGGCGATGTACCTGGCCGACCTGTGCACCATCCCGACCAACCTGGCGGGCAACTCCGCCATGTCGCTGCCCTGCGGCCTCGCGCCGGAGGACGGCCTGCCCGTCGGACTGCAGATCATCGCCCCCGCCATGAAGGACGACCGCCTGTACAAGGTGGGAGCCGCCGTCGAGGCCGCCTTCGTGGAAAAGTGGGGGCACCCGCTGCTGGAGGAGGCACCGTCGCTGTGA
- a CDS encoding EAL domain-containing protein, translating into MEPTESAAPDSPLRARRWHTPGTWLRGRRTAQDTDSATPSGSSTGALSTAIEPRERAWTAPTTGRGTESAVALAGGPTEPDPRDAWPLLPVVVVTAAAVLLGTGFFQAFTGRHTLFPSGAAGWSFAVLTGLIVGHLVALGRDRWWGGTGSGGALTVAVLLLYGWVPAGMVSLTVVVLVGAARRHRWRQGVLHGAVDILGIGAGALTMAAFGTSPTAESPWLPETWDLYTAPEVALVAVAYLVVTRVLLWYVHAPRTGALPTVTRTALVRQGLLGIALLGIAPLICVVAISLPILLPLFAIPLVALDSTLWIARARAEEQLRDPLTGLPNRQWLLERTWTALDDAERIGARSALMLIDMDRFRSVNDTLGHLAGDRLLLQIADRLRLALPRGAEAARLGGDEFAVLLPIADSTTSATRVARQLVAALGSPLDLDGLTLVLEASAGLAVFPDHALDAEGLLRRADVAMYQAKRDRTGVEVYESKRDSNTPDRLGLLGDLRRALDAGDVELHYQPKVRFDGKVAGLEALVRWVHPERGKVPPDEFIAIAESSGLMPHLTEYVLESALGQVAKWQAQGLKVPVAVNVSPRDVHTPGFAGSVAARLARHGVPAGALQLEITEHVLLEDPQRAADTLAGLTGHGVKMSLDDFGTGYSSLVHLRRLPVSELKIDRSFVARLAVDNEDAEIVRCTVDLAHSLGLLVVAEGVEDDETWERLRDLGCDAVQGWLVAAAMPPEETTAWLRARGSRGWRRPADVAAEAAAALAEGSDVGQSQSSDHVVN; encoded by the coding sequence ATGGAACCGACCGAGAGCGCCGCCCCGGACTCACCGCTGCGCGCGCGCCGGTGGCACACGCCGGGCACCTGGCTGCGCGGACGCCGGACAGCACAGGACACCGATTCCGCCACCCCGAGCGGGTCTTCGACCGGGGCGCTGAGCACGGCCATCGAACCCCGTGAGCGGGCCTGGACGGCCCCCACCACAGGTCGCGGCACGGAGAGCGCCGTGGCCCTGGCGGGCGGCCCCACCGAGCCGGACCCGCGCGACGCCTGGCCGCTGCTGCCCGTCGTGGTCGTCACGGCGGCCGCGGTCCTGCTGGGCACCGGCTTCTTCCAGGCCTTCACGGGCCGGCACACGCTGTTCCCCTCCGGCGCCGCCGGCTGGTCCTTCGCCGTGCTCACCGGCCTCATCGTCGGCCACCTCGTCGCCCTCGGCCGGGACCGATGGTGGGGCGGCACGGGCTCCGGCGGGGCGCTCACCGTCGCCGTCCTGCTGCTGTACGGCTGGGTGCCGGCCGGCATGGTCAGCCTCACCGTCGTCGTCCTGGTCGGCGCCGCGCGCAGACACCGCTGGCGCCAGGGCGTGCTGCACGGCGCGGTCGACATCCTCGGCATCGGCGCGGGCGCGCTCACCATGGCCGCGTTCGGCACCTCACCGACCGCCGAGTCGCCCTGGCTGCCCGAGACCTGGGACCTGTACACCGCCCCCGAGGTGGCCCTGGTCGCCGTCGCCTACCTCGTCGTCACGCGCGTACTGCTCTGGTACGTCCACGCGCCGCGCACCGGCGCCCTGCCCACCGTCACCCGAACGGCCCTGGTGCGCCAGGGCCTCCTCGGCATCGCGCTGCTCGGCATCGCCCCGCTGATCTGTGTGGTGGCGATCTCCCTGCCGATCCTGCTGCCGCTCTTCGCGATCCCCCTGGTCGCGCTCGACTCCACCCTGTGGATCGCCCGCGCCCGCGCGGAGGAGCAGCTGAGGGACCCGCTCACCGGACTGCCCAACCGCCAGTGGCTGTTGGAGCGGACCTGGACGGCCCTCGACGACGCCGAGCGGATCGGGGCGCGCTCCGCCCTGATGCTGATCGACATGGACCGTTTCCGCTCGGTGAACGACACCCTCGGGCACCTCGCCGGTGACCGGCTGCTGTTGCAGATAGCGGACCGGCTGCGGCTCGCGCTGCCGCGCGGCGCGGAGGCGGCCCGGCTCGGCGGCGACGAGTTCGCCGTACTGCTCCCCATCGCCGACTCCACGACCTCCGCCACGCGCGTGGCCCGCCAACTGGTCGCGGCCCTCGGCTCGCCGCTCGACCTCGACGGCCTCACCCTGGTCCTGGAGGCCAGCGCGGGCCTCGCCGTCTTCCCCGACCACGCGCTCGACGCCGAGGGGCTGCTGCGGCGGGCGGACGTGGCGATGTACCAGGCGAAGCGGGACCGCACGGGCGTCGAGGTGTACGAGTCCAAGCGGGACTCCAACACCCCAGACCGTCTGGGCCTGTTGGGCGACCTGCGGCGGGCGCTGGACGCGGGCGACGTCGAACTGCACTACCAGCCCAAGGTCCGCTTCGACGGCAAGGTGGCCGGCCTCGAAGCGCTGGTGCGCTGGGTGCACCCCGAGCGCGGGAAGGTCCCGCCGGACGAGTTCATCGCCATCGCCGAGTCGTCCGGGCTGATGCCGCACCTGACGGAGTACGTCCTGGAGTCGGCCCTCGGTCAGGTGGCCAAGTGGCAGGCCCAGGGCCTGAAGGTCCCCGTCGCCGTGAACGTCTCGCCGCGCGACGTCCACACACCCGGTTTCGCGGGCTCGGTCGCGGCGCGGCTCGCCCGGCACGGGGTCCCCGCGGGAGCGCTGCAACTGGAGATAACGGAACACGTGCTCCTGGAGGACCCGCAACGCGCCGCCGACACCCTCGCCGGGCTCACCGGCCACGGCGTCAAGATGTCCTTGGACGACTTCGGCACGGGCTACTCCTCACTCGTCCACCTGCGGCGGCTGCCCGTCAGCGAGCTGAAGATCGACCGCTCCTTCGTGGCGCGGCTCGCCGTGGACAACGAGGACGCGGAGATCGTCCGCTGCACGGTGGACCTCGCGCACTCCCTCGGTCTGCTCGTCGTCGCCGAGGGCGTCGAGGACGACGAGACCTGGGAGCGGCTGCGCGACCTCGGCTGCGACGCGGTGCAGGGCTGGCTGGTCGCCGCGGCGATGCCGCCGGAGGAGACCACCGCGTGGCTGCGGGCGCGCGGCTCCCGCGGCTGGCGCCGGCCCGCGGACGTGGCGGCGGAAGCGGCGGCGGCGCTCGCCGAGGGCTCCGACGTGGGACAGTCCCAGTCCTCGGACCACGTGGTGAACTGA
- the gatC gene encoding Asp-tRNA(Asn)/Glu-tRNA(Gln) amidotransferase subunit GatC produces MPGITREEVAHLARLARLELKAEELDHFAGQLDDIIGAVARVSEVADQDVPPTSHPLPLTNVMRADEVRPSLTPEQALSGAPAQEQQRFKVPQILGED; encoded by the coding sequence ATGCCTGGCATCACGCGCGAGGAGGTCGCCCACCTCGCCCGCCTTGCACGTCTGGAGCTGAAGGCCGAGGAGCTCGACCACTTCGCCGGACAGCTCGACGACATCATCGGCGCGGTCGCCCGCGTCTCGGAGGTCGCCGACCAAGACGTACCGCCGACCTCGCACCCGCTGCCGCTGACGAACGTCATGCGCGCGGACGAGGTCCGTCCGTCGCTCACCCCCGAGCAGGCGCTCTCTGGCGCCCCGGCCCAGGAGCAGCAGCGTTTCAAGGTGCCGCAGATCCTGGGGGAGGACTAA